In Clarias gariepinus isolate MV-2021 ecotype Netherlands chromosome 21, CGAR_prim_01v2, whole genome shotgun sequence, the sequence ATTCATGCAGATGGAAAAACGCTTTCCAATGGACTGAACCAGACGCCCGGATTAGATACCAGGCCTCATTGTGCCGGCGCATCTCAAACCCAGGGCCGAGTCTGGAGCTCAGAGAACGGACTTAAATACTGATGACGCCTGGTTGTGTTTCATCAGTGCATTAATCCTTATTCTTAGTGACGCACATGAACTCATCTGGCTCTGATACAGTTACTTCAAAAAATTgtggtttatttaaatttagcaCTCAGACACACCTCATGGTTCTGGCTCTGGATACACCCCCCtgggacacacacaccactgtgtaCACACCTGGAACGACATAGCTGCTAATTAGCACCTAAATAAACAGGACAGAGTCCCTCGGGGACTGGAGCATTCTGACACCAACGTGTTAAAGCAACGCAATTAGTGTGTAATATGAGTAAGCATAGgcaaagaagtgtgtgtgtgtgtgtgtgtggtgggggatGTGTGGTGTGGGGGGTGTTAGCAACCACAGActgtgcagaagagatgagaGAAAGAGCGACACATCGTTCCATTGTGCAGTTGACTTATAATGAACACGTTCACACTGAGGAAAGAGAAGCCACGAAGGGAACAGGTGAAGAGCTAGTGGTGTAACAGGACACGACCCgccaccacagtgtgtgtgtgtgtgtgtgtgtctgtgtgctaaAGGCTGTCAGCAGCCGGCCCTACAGGACACACTCACTCAGACCCCCAACCGTGCTGCGAGACCAACGCCGCTGATCAGTTTTCACAGCACGTCCCACTCCGACTGAGTGAGCCGCGGTCCAAAGACCTGCTCCACGATCTCCACACGTTCACTCACACACCGTTACCACACACTCGACTGCCGGAATGGGGCTCACCTGTGGCTGCGGTAAAACTCATCTTGGCCCCCTTCAAGGAAATCACCTCCTCTCAATTATGTCTAAAAGAGATTGTCCAATCACATCAACGTTTCATCTtctctttaaaaacaatatcCAATCTAATCAGCTGCTTTTCTGTCTGATAAGAAGCAAGTGTCCAATCAAATCTGCTCCACTGCTTCCCTCAagttttcaaatttaaaatactCTAATTCCTCTAGAAGTAACTCTACTTCCTTCTAAGAACGTCCAATCTACTCAACTCCTCTCCTTCCAAATGAGAAACGCGTATCCAATCAAATCAACTCCTTCCTTATAAGACACATGTGTCCAATCTAATCAGCTCCTCTCTACCCTACCCTACCCTATAAAAACAGTGTCCAATCAAATTGAGTAACAATTATTTACTCAAATATTCAAATTAGAAGTTACTTCTTTCTAAGAATTGTCCATCAAATCGGCTCTTCTACTCTTCATTGATTCTCATTAATTTTCAGATCCAAGTTCCCCGTGAGTTCAGCCCCTCTACACCCCTCTAAGAGCTGATTTTACAATCCCACCAGTGCCACCACTGTCCTTTAAGAACACCATCTCCAATCCAATCAGctcttttccttttatttaagaAGTGACCGTCTGATTAAGTCACCAAAACTCATCTTAAGAACTAAGAACAGGACATAATAGAGGGACGGCTGTCTTGAAAGGGCCCTGCGGCGTTTGCACACTCCACTGAAGTCGCCTTCATTTCCTGCGGTGTAGACCTGACTGGTTCTGAATGCGAGCAGGAACCGGACGCTGAAGGTCTGACAGAATCGGGTTACGGCGAGTCTTTTGCTTTTGTTCACGTGTACGTTAAGCTCATTAAGCACGGGTCCTGATTTCCGCCATGATACCCCACGACTCTTTATTGTAGCGCTGCTGAAAAATTCATGACCCGGCGTCGCTGCCGCCTTCACAAATCTGTCATGCTCTCTGAAGACGCTGAATTATTCAGAGACGTACTTCAGCCCTTTATTACATACGATAAATGCTGAAGGTCGGTTTGGGTTCAGAACAAATCTTAAAGTTTGGGGTCTGAGTGTAGGTCAGGTGGCCGATTAGTAGCTTGCTAATGCTTAGCTAGCTTTCTTAACACAATGCTTTGTCCTGGAGCTTGTTAATACTcccctttttcttcttttaaaactaatcttcttcttctttacaacTCATCACTTTATTTCATCTCTTGTTACAGATTGTCTCGGTTCCACCGTTTTCGCCCCCATTAAAGCCGACATCGCGGGCAACATAACCGTGAGTGTGTTTCAGCTGTTATACCCTGACAGATTCCGCTGAGGTTAAAGCTCCACATGTGACCTGCTTTCGTTTGTGTTTTCCACTCAAAGAAAATCAAGGCAGTGTACGACAGCAACCCGGGTCGATATCGGACGCTGCAGCAGATCCTGGAGTTTGAGAAGGAGACGTACACGACCGAGTGGCCCAGCGTAGGAGCTACGCTCTCCCTCATGTGGCTCAAAAGGTCCGAAGATTGATAATATGATTTCATATGATTTTCACCCATCCTGTCCCCTGTTCTTCTTCCCGTCTATTTTCCTGCTCCTGTTTCAGatcttgctctctctcccttGACAACAAACTACTATTTGAAGAAGATCTCACGCATGAAGGTGTGTCTTTCACTGTTTCAGGGGGCTACGCTTCATCCAGGTCTTCCTGCAGAGCTTAGTGGACGGCGAGAGGGACGAGAACAACCCCAACCTGATCCGAGTCAACGTCAGCAAAGCCTACGAGATCTCGCTGAGGAAATATCACGGCTGGATCGTGCAAGGACTCTTCAAAGTAAGAGCTTACAGTTATCCCTCTGTGACATACAAACTCTTCCATAATGCGCGGATTGTGATATAGATTTATGGTTGAGGACGTCGCCCTCTGTGTTATACTTTAGGAACTGCAGATCTATCACTACACATCTAGAGCTGGTGTTTCACACTGTGATCGCCTGTGCATTGGTGCTGATCACTTCCTGTGTCTCCCTCTAGGCGGCGCTCTACGCTGCTCCATATAAATCGGACTTCCTGAAGGCTCTGTCTAAAGGCCGTGAAGTCAAAGAGGAGGACTGCTTGGAGAAGGTGAGGCAGTTCCTCGTCAACTTCACCGCCACCATCGACGCCATCTACGAGATGTACGCCAAGATGAACGCCGAGCTCGAGTACAAGGCCTGAGCTGCGGCTCTGCACCCCGACTGGCTCTCGTCTGACCGATTCTGCTTTCTGAttggactctctctctctctcagggtttCTCCAGGCCtgttgtttagtgtttgtttttctgttctgtAACGGGGATGAAGAGAGTGCCGACTCTTATACAGGACGCTGCCGTGTGAAGAACATGCTGTCAGGTTGATGTGTTCGGTGTCCAACCAAGAGTCAGGCCAAGTGCAAGAGTGTTTGAATCCTAAAgagattttctttaataataaattatattatattaataaattatatttattattatattattatattatgtttattaaacgtgttaataataaagagaaggtcatttatatttacttgaaaatgatataaaaatgcAGCACAAGAactgttaaataaaagcatGGAAGTTAATACGTATGGCGTTCTGGCTGATGATGCACAATAAAAGTACACCAGTGTTTGTAACTTATTCTTCTTGTACAGTTTGTAATCCTGCTTATTAAACATGAATAGGAACCGTGCAGAAGAGCCAGACTGCTCCAGCTGCAACACATGAGGGCGctgcaggataaaaaaaaatctccttccTACGGTATATTCAGGGCATTTATTCAcatatccattaaaaaaaaataaataaaaaaaataaatatatatatatatatatatatatatatatatatatatatatatatatatatatatatattattattattattattattttttttttaaaaagactatATAAATCTTTTTCAGTGATCTTCGGTCCGTGCTGAAAAAACACAGCTTGTATTCCACCAGTAAATCTATTCTATGGcaatttgtctttatttatcacacacacacacacacacacacacacacacacacagacacatacatgtGGAAACCATCCCATTATGTCCCAGTGGTTAACTATAAACCTATAtaactcgtcctggtgtcccgcttctggttggagatctcatcacattgatgccccatgtggtctgtctgtcctgtggtgactggggacggttccactttatcatgaagacggtcctgtccttggctgatgcagacagtcttctcatgactgcagtcactcaatagttcaggactggagtttcctacagtccacctaagcctccaataatgaactcaatgttaacttaaagacatccagcatgaacttccagcctcctaacacacagtatgaatgtagATCAATTCTGTAGATCaatcctgctatccgttatcacccagatgagtttgggatccctgttgagtctggttcctctcaaggtttcttcatatTGCCACATTCATATTgtgtttttccctcagcaccgtcgctctcggtttgctcatcagggacaatctgatcatttagattcatacacattttcacgATGACTGATTGTCAaaattgctatacaaataaaattgaattgaatagaaagtggtaaaaaatttaaaaaataaaattttatattaacaataTTCCAAGAAAACCAGATTTCCCAAAATCAAAAGCAGTAATGCAGCTGCTAAATCATATCGTCAAGAAGCCCACAAGAAGCCTCCATGAGCAGGACATATGAGTAGCAGATTGTGTTCACGTTTAACTTTTTCAATCACTTGCTTCAGCTAAAAAACACCACTACACTAAAGCTGATCAGGGAAAcgagtgtgtgatgtgatgaAAGCTGCCAGTGTACCTTGGCCAGGTGAAACCACCACTACGTTCCACCACAACGTTCCACCACAACGTTCCTCGGTTGTTGTTTTTCGTAACTGCTCAGCGAATTGTTAACTCAAAGTTACAGCCAATTAATGggtaatttttaaatgaatttctttcattacaTGTTTCCAAATTTTAATGCCTCACAGTAAAACACAGTCGATGTTGCACTGCTGTAGTACACTAACACTGCAATAGCAAAGCAAACCTCTACgtgttttacagtatttaataaaaagcttCAAGTAATAATGTTTCCACATTACATTCCCAACCTTTTCCGAGTGTCTGCTTTGGGTCTGTTATTCTCAGCCTCAGTGAGCTCCAGCAGCTTAGCCGGCTGAGCGAGAGCAGCCGAGCCAATTTCCCGTCTGAGGGGCGGTGATTCCGAGCGGGCCGAGGACACACCCTTCGCCTGAGGCTCTcaacacactcctcacacttcCAGACCTGCTCCACCACAGGCACTGTGAAACACACCAGCTCCTGTCTGCTCTCCTGGAGCACAGTGAGGCTTTATTACCGTGGAATTAACTTCTGAATTGACTTCTCCATGGTTTCTGGAGGGAAGGCAAAAGTAAGTCAGATTTATTCATCTCATTTATGTTTGACTTTCTGCATCTTGCTCATACATCATATATCTGCTGTGGACTTTCCTTTCACGTAGTTATAATGAATCTCAAACTAACACTCAAAGCTTTTACTCAGTTCTTCTATACagtaattactgtatgtatgttttaatgAGAGGTGCTGCACTGGAGCAGCAGCCGAAGTCTCACCTACCTGAGAAACAGAATCAGGTTTGGTGGCGAATTTCACGTACAAAGAGTTTATTTATCTCCTCATGAGGAAAAAGCATGCCCATACACGCTCAGGTTCCAGCACTGAAAGTAACATTTTCTTGCTTCTTGCTGCAGAGTTTCACAACACATTACATCAACTGAAACTAACACATCATCACGTGAAGGCGTGAGAAAGCCGAGATCACTGACTCACAGCTTTCCGTATTCCTCTTACTCAGCGCTTCACCTCGTGCTCATGGGGTTTGTCTGATCACAACCAGGATCTTCTTTAACTCCAGGTGTTTGACGGCGTCTCCTGCACAACAGCTGTACAGGTTTCCCATTCAAGATGAACACTTCTTTAGCACTGTAGTTGCCTAATACaacattgcacacacacactcaccttacCGAGGTATCAGTAAACTCAAGAGCTCGCTGTATATTagtctataataataaaaacgcCGCCACATCCGTGTCATCCACAACCAGCTTTAAGGGATATCAAAAAAGTCACAGAATGTGGTGTTTAGCTCTTTGCAGTGAGTTGATTTTAAACACAGTGAACGTGAGCCACCTGATTTGCAGTAGGGTTGCAGTGGAGAAGAGAGAAAAGTGCTGCAGAAGAGACATTATTGGGTTCCTTTGCATGAGAATAGCTCATTGTCAATGAACAAGAAAGATCGACCTCCTGTTGTTTTCACTCCCTTAGCATTGTGTGTAGATGTTTGTAGCCTCACCTAGCCAGTGTTTCTGGATAAAAGAACAACCAATCCCTGAAGCTacgctccaaaatctagtggaaagcctccCCAGGATTATATAcagagcgttcaagtcaaagcaggattgtgcagaacaacagaagacacacctttatttctctatataatcccctgctacactaatgcacttgtcctagtgtttcactagtgcttggacaccatcaaggtaggaagTTTTCCCAGCTTcaagtctgaaacgctggcctcccaggaactcccaaaCAAGTAGAAATGCCTTGGAGTGAGATCATAacttccagctgagttcctgtattgtgtgagtggtgttggggaatgagtgtgtgtacagttcccacagacagatgtgtctatTCTGGAGTCGTCGATTTTTATTTTCACCGTTGAGGctttccacttgctgaatgttcacgggaacaactgcagtggtcTCCGAGCCACCATCACGAGCCTTCCATTACAACGCAGAGTCGTGTCTGTATGTTGTTACTGTAGTAGTTGATATGTAAATAAAGGCTGCAGTATGCAAATGAACACCTTTTACCAGgtcctgactgtgtgtgtgtgtgtgtgtgttcttataTACTATAGTTACTGAATGATTGATTGAtgtatttatcatttaaacTGTATGATTTATTGAAACTCTACTCAAGACTGAGATTTGTTGTGGCAGGAAGTCTGTTCTGTCTCTTACTGTATCAGTCAAATAGGACGAATAGGAAGAATAACACTTTCTTATTGTCTAAACGCTTCCTGCAAGATATTGACACTCAGCATTCACTGGGATTTATGATTAGATGCCTTGAGACACTGGGACACACGATCCTGccatttgtcacatatacatcacTGCTTGGTGAAAAACTTCCTTTGTGTAATGTATCACAGCTTGGAGCTCGCGCTTGACCCACCagccttctgatcagtaacccagagccttaacctgCTGAGCTCACACCGCCCATTGGTCTCCACTAATGTGTCTTCTGTTCCAATATTGCAGCTGAAAtatgaagaattttttttttgcatttcatttacatgtcCTTTAGCAACCAATTGTATTTCATATATCGAAAGTATCTAAATCAAATCAACATGCGAGCAGTTAGACCTTAGGTTAGTATGTTCTTAGGGAAGGTTTTTAAGGATGTTTTTGTCACAGGGCCGACAATAAGAGGAATTAAATCCAGATGAGTTAGCTCACGATacaaattgtacaaaataaGATCAAATCGTCTGCTGTTACAGATGGACTGACTAACTTCCCCTTTATAGAGAGTGCGCATGCTGTGTTCCCAACAGACATGTGACTATTATATCAGTAGAGTCAgtagaaataaacacaattaaGTGTGCAATATACTATCCTCATAATACTCACTCATTATTTATACCAATTTATCCTGTATAATTAGGGGGCCTGGAGCTGATCACAGGAGATTAAGGGGAACgaggtgggatacaccctggacagggggccaatccatcgcagggcacacacacatactgtagacacactccatgccaattagcctaatctgcacgtgtttggactgtgggaggaaactagagtacccggaggaaacccaccaagcatgaggagaacatgcaaccttcatgcacacagagatgggaatcaaccctggccgggaatcaaacccagaccctcgaggtgcaaggcgacagtgctaaccactacaccaccgtgccgcctataCTCGTAATGTTTAACACAAAATAGAATCAGAACAAGTCATTACATGAAATATATACGTATTAAGAAACCTCTGTACTCTGATGCattaataatgatttataatattCATGCATGTGTATTTGCATATCCTAATACCCTTTGAATAGAAGGCCTCGGCACTCACTCACCTGAGTTTAGCAAAGTAAGGCTGAGGTACAGAGACAGAGGCAGTGGGATGATCACCAGTCCAAAAACAACCGTAATAAGAAATAAGAGGAATTTATACTCGAATATCTAAAACTTTAATAAAGGCAGCATGGAAAAGAACACAAATTACCTTCAGTTATAAACAGGCCCAGGTCTTTCTTATGAGTCTTTATTAAGACACATGCAATTCTGATCAATAACTTAGGGCTACAGGGAGAGAGCTTCATCATTTGGGTCAGTTTGGGTACCAATGCAGCGGAGGTGCCACGGGAGGACAATAAGAGCTGGCGTGCTTTTTTCTAATTAACCTTGTATTGACGATTTGGATAAAGCAAGATGAAAGCCTTAGATGGACTCTTGGACAGGATGAACGCAGCCTGTGAGCTAGAACAAATAACCAGAGGTGGAAATGACTGGATCAGGATGTAGGAGAAGAGCCCTATCATCTATGTAGATAACTAGATAACTACTATAATCTCTAAGCCAGGGTCAAAAACTCCAAGGAAATGTCAAGTTAAAAATATTGAAACAGAATTTGTTAACACTTTGAATAAAACTACATAAAagtttatattacaatattagtgGAACAATATAACTGATCTGATTACAGCTGATTATCATATACATTACAAAACCATATAATGGTGGCATATGATTAATCCTCAATCAGTCAGGTTAACAGCTGAGCTTAGTGATGATTTTAAGAATGAAATACAATCATAATATGATCATGATATGAAGCTAAATTTTAATGATTAGACATGGGACAAAAACGATGTACTTAAATCAAATAGCGATCATTCAATGATCAGAATTGACTGAATTTCAcataatataacaaaacaaatcacAATCGTAATTAAGTCTAGCAatcatagtaataataatcataacaatCCAtcaatcataaatataattatcatttatttaatatttatttcatatagtTATATTCAACATCAACATTTAacaatatttaacattatatttaaggGCAATAATAAAAGGCAGAATAGGAAAAAGCGACTTTTAAAAGATACTTACAGTATGCATCAGAGATGGTGTCAAAACTTTCACTGATGAAAAATTACGATTTCTTCATATTCTGGCcaaggtttaaaaaaactaactttTTTATACTCTATTtttcataaagaaaaaagaatgccAAAGAAACCAACCCATACATAAATAATTCAAATGAATAAAGGTGAGGCATTAGGGGAAAAGATGAAGAGAGGAAATTGGGAGCTGTCACTTAACCAGgccaaacaaatcataatagATCTAATGATTAACTAAGGATTAttaatagaaaaatttaatcaaaCAAAGGCATCTGTCTATTTGTCTTTTGCACGGTTCTAATTCATATCTCTAAGTCTGTGTTTAATAAACTCGGTTTGcttctttatgttttgtataaAGAAGAAGCCTTTGAAATTTGACGAGCATATCCCACTCAGATCATGCACTCTGTCGAGCCACTGTTTCTGAAGCCCTTTGTGGGCGTGTCTGTGTTGTTTGCATTGTtgagggacgttactttttaaagtaactaattacatcacaaaattactgtctttaaaaagtaatcagttacattacagcgttactttttgataaaagtatctagttcgagtacttttttccactgcagaaaatgaaaacttctttgtgattcctcatgacctttaattattctaccatcatcactcagccaagtttggcccataatctgttaactactaatacccctatctcacctactaatacccctatctcacctactaatacccctatctcacctatgcagtttcGCACGGTGGTCGTAAGTACGGTTTAttatgattcaccgcgagttttggtgctgtgattaggtttccatctttccacgcgTTGGTCCTCatatagtcaaaccgcataggtgagatagcgGTATCAGGGgcagggcttgtaggacgactttcacacacacacacacacacacacacacacacacacacacacacacacacacacacacacacacacaaacgttagattactcgttacatcaaaaaagtaatccaagtactctaacacaTTACgagttacacccaacactggtcttTTGCATCATCTTGGTTCATGGACATTCAGAATCGATCTACTCTTATTGAGTCTGGAAGTGAATCCGGCGTTGACCTGACTGTATCTTGTGACTTGTTGACAAAGTTTATACACACTTTGGGGATATCTATTAGGGAAAAAgttcttttataaataaactaaatctgGTGTGTCTTTGCTTCCTCAGAGGATGAAAGTTAAAAGATGAGTTTTTTTGGACACTACCAATCATGGTTTGTTCCTAGATGTGCAATGTTGTGGTTTGGGGAGTCTGCCATTGTGAAGAAATCATTATGACAAACAGGATGTAAGGATGTAACGTCTGGACAAAGATGAGGACCCATCTGGAGGAGGGTCTATGCAAATAATTTCTTTCCCCTTATGATGTCAGTGGGGTGGCAAATGGCTGGTTTAAAGAGACACAGATGGtcgtagggggaaaaaaagggatgGGAAAGgctttttcatatattttttctttgttgttaaTATTCCAGCTCACACCATTACtttgtaatgtgtgtttttttcctaaCAATCTGATTTAATAGTCGATTTTATCAGAAACGATGAACGATATTCCTTACTAAAAGGGAACACTGTGTTTGTTTCGCAGGAGCTTTTAGCCATGATGTCAATGCTACGTGAAAGCATGGTGTGATCTGAGAACTTTTGAGCGAAACCAATCTTACAATCAGTTCTGGAGAAGCTGGCTTTGCTTGTACGTCCTCCTAATTTCCTAGCCATTTCAATTATTTAAGCTTGTGAATCACTTCACGCCTTTCGAGGTATGAGTTATGCACTCACTTAGCACTTGTTTGGGAACATAATGTTTCTTTGTTAATGAATGACATGTCACACGTTCATCATTTTATCTGCTTGTAGTAATATTTATTTGGAAAAGTCTATAATTAACTTTATGTTTTTCCCTGAAACTCATCATGCAAATCTATGTTTAAGTGaatgttatttaaatatctaaatattaGCATACAGActtatgaaattaaattattaatggtCCTAGTACAGAACCTTGTGGGTCACCATATGGTATGTcccatttaaatagaaaattagaaaaaacaAAGCACACTAGTATTTGGACTTACTGAATTTCAGTCAGACATTCCTGTCTACAATGTAATACAATGAGAGTGAAATTCTAAATTTACACAATATCTCCGCTTTGGATGTATGTGACAATTTCCTGTCTTATCTAGTAGTGGCTTTAAATGTACACACCTTGTTCCACATCAAGTCATTGGCAAACAAAACCTAGAATGAGCTCGTGCCTAAAGATTGAATAAGGTCAAGTTTGCCCCGAGGGCAACAAGGTTAGCGCGAGGGAAACTGATAGTAGCTATTGAAGCATGAACGATATTGtagtgtgcattttttttttttttttttacatttttttttaatgatagcAATATGTTAGACAACATTGTAGAATACTGGTTAAACAGGCTTTCATCAATTGCAAACAGGAAGCGGCTGAAGGCAAGTGCAAACAGGATTAGCCAAGCATTTCATTATATCAATAACAATAATCCAGGGTATGAAACTACAGGACTAACCAGGGGATTCTATGAGTTTGCTCAGTGACATGGGAGTCATGTTTTCTCAGGTACTTGTGATGGTTTGGGAAACTGGAGTATGGGAGAATAGGAATGTTGGGATGAGTCACGACATGCTCAGATTGTTGGGGCCTAAAAGAAAAGAGCTAAAGCAACATGAGAAGCCTGAGTTTAGATAAGAGGGGGAGTACAGGTGATTCATAGCCCGAGCTGTAAATGTGGTATCGATTCGTATTCTGTTAGACACTACATAAAGGGGACTTAGCAGAGAGGTGCCAATATTTCTTTTCATGTCTCAGAGTTTGTTTAGTATTTTATcatgatttattaattcatGAGAAGCCTTAACCACCCtgtttgtttaatatataatttttcaacataaacttgtttttcaatacaCCATGTCCATCTGTCCACAAGCGTTCATATtctctcctaaaaaaaaaaaactggtcttCTTCAACTGTCACCTTCTTTAGAGTATCGCGCCAAAGTTtcacaccgcagttacaaatgaactgattcGTTCACACAGCAGTGATTGGGGAGACAGTAGACTTGAACAGAAAGTCTGATAAGACGTTGATGCAGGCaaaagaagttttaatataataaacaaactcTGGATCATTTTAGACTCACCCTCATAAAAATGGTTAATCTTATTGAGTCAGCACAAAATCTGTATATATTtccaaacacaaataaaacatacaaaaataatattgttgGAATTATGCTATAAAAAAAGAGGCATGTGCGACTTTCTCTAAATTTCTCAAGGTTCTCGATAACTACGATTTTCTTATAAAATGTGACAAATTCTTCCTGAGATCACGAATGTGTTTTTAACACCACATATGTGTTAGTATTTAGTGTTTCTTcgattatttcatatttaaaaacatttaaagtcgTAACATTTAAAAGTCTTGACACTTTTTCACGCATTTCTTTTGTTGCCAAAGCTCCAGACTTTCTAgtattttaatgtaatcttgagaaatagttcttcaagctttcttttttgtctctcattttcagtccagttcctgtacctaagcagtttcagagaacagtgttttgtttgtcaagccacacagtgacatatgaatcattcaagcataaaacacattgaatttaaggcatgaatcagtaagaaacaggtgagGATGATGACAGACAGGTGATtattatactgctgatgcttaATACTGAGTGGATGGAGCAGACGAGAGTCCAAcctgccacagtaaaacatctggtaccatcatattacatttaatatgacAAAATGAGGCGGAGCTCAGGACTGTACatataatctttttaaaacCACTAGATAATAAAGAGATAGTGGAGACTCCctctttaaacattaaataaaaatctcagttcAGATAACACTTACTGCATTGTATGAATTATGCATGTAACTAAAACTATCATTTAAAACTGCCCATGCTTctgaaaatgaatcaacatgCTCTGACCCATGTTCGGCTACTGTTTTTCCAGCGTAATCCTGCAAAGCCCTGAGCGAGACTGAGGTCTCCTCCCTTTAGCCGACCCATTTGACGAGGAATTTGGCAGCAACATACTACCTGAGGGATGAATGAGGTAAGgaatagtgtgtgtttgtg encodes:
- the gltpa gene encoding glycolipid transfer protein; this translates as MALLMEHQFRQLPADRQVETRPFLEAVSHLPPFFDCLGSTVFAPIKADIAGNITKIKAVYDSNPGRYRTLQQILEFEKETYTTEWPSVGATLSLMWLKRGLRFIQVFLQSLVDGERDENNPNLIRVNVSKAYEISLRKYHGWIVQGLFKAALYAAPYKSDFLKALSKGREVKEEDCLEKVRQFLVNFTATIDAIYEMYAKMNAELEYKA